A region of the Prochlorococcus marinus XMU1402 genome:
TATTTTATTAAAAATGTATAAATACTTTAAGAGCAAATAAAACTCATATATAGGATTAATTCCTCTTCTATCTAAAGGTAAAGAAAAAAATTTAATGCCATTTTCTTCTATATATTTTCTACTATGTTCTTCATTACAAGAAATATAAACATCATATCCAGCTTTTTTTGCTTCAAGAGCCCTTCCAAGAAAATGCGAAACAAAAAACCAATCTTCTGTTAAATTAATAATAATTTTTTTTTTAATCATCTTCAATTTTGTAATACTTAGGTATTAAAAAAGTAAATTAATTTTTTAATAAAAATTTAATTTTCCTAAAAAATAGGAAAGTTCTTAACATTAAAAATTCTGGTAGATAATTTAACATCAAATACCATATGAAAACAAGAATTAAAGGGTAATTACTTTCTTCAAGTCTCCATTTATAAAAAACATTAACTATGTTTTTAAATTTATAAAAACTTTTATTTTTAGATTTTATGTATTTCCAGATTTTTATATGATTTCGAATTGATTTTGATATTAACATGCCTGAATTAGAAACATGATAGTGAAAAAGAGGTTTAGATATACTTTTGCCATAAACCTTCCTTGATGCAAGTCTTATATTTAGCTCCCAATCCTCATATCCAAGCGTCATGTTTTCATCGTAAAATCCATTTTCTAAAAATACTTTTCTTGGTATAAAAATACAATATGGTATTTGATTTATAAACATTTGCTCGAATAAATTAAATATTTTTTTCCTCCTACCTTTTGATTCACCCTCTAAAAAACAATCCGTAAAAACATATGAGATTTTTCTCTCATTCTGCATATTAAAAAATAATTCTTCAAGAGTATTTTCTTCAATCCAATCATCTGCATCTAGAAAGAATAAATAATCACCTTTTGAAAACTTTACACCTTTATTTCTTGCTGCAGATAGACCTTTATTTTTTTGATTTATTAATTTAACTAAACTGTCATTTTTAAAACTATTTAAAATTTTTAAGGTTTCTTCATCATTCGAGCCATCATTAATTAATATTACCTCTTTT
Encoded here:
- a CDS encoding glycosyltransferase family 2 protein, which encodes MISENHRMISVIVPCFNSGKTLRKTINSIKNQTWNEKEVILINDGSNDEETLKILNSFKNDSLVKLINQKNKGLSAARNKGVKFSKGDYLFFLDADDWIEENTLEELFFNMQNERKISYVFTDCFLEGESKGRRKKIFNLFEQMFINQIPYCIFIPRKVFLENGFYDENMTLGYEDWELNIRLASRKVYGKSISKPLFHYHVSNSGMLISKSIRNHIKIWKYIKSKNKSFYKFKNIVNVFYKWRLEESNYPLILVFIWYLMLNYLPEFLMLRTFLFFRKIKFLLKN